The genomic stretch GATATCGCGGATCGCTGCATCATGGCCGCAATCGCCTCAATATCATCGAGATGAGCCGTCGGCAGTGTGGTTTCAACGGCCGTGTCGGTCGCGATGCCGACCACGCCGGGATCGTCGGGAAACAGCAGCGGCTTGCCGTTGGCGGCGCGGTGCACCTCGATCTTGCGATGCGGCTCGCGCTTGAAACCCTCGATGATGACGAGATCGACCCGGGCCAATTTGGCCAGCAGTTCCGGCAGCCGTGGCTCACCGGCGCCGCGCAGCTCATGCATCAGGGCCCACCGCCTCGTCGAGGACACCAGCACTTCCGCGGCGCCGGCCTCGCGGTGCCGCCAGGAATCCTTGCCGGGTATGTCGACATCGAACGCGTGATGGGCGTGCTTGATGACGGAAACCCGCAAGCCCCTTTCCGTCAGATGCGGGATCACCCGCGTCAGCAAGGTGGTCTTGCCGGCGCCGCTCCATCCCGCGAGGCCTATCACTTTCATCCCGTTCATCCCCACCGTCATTGCGAGCGAAGCGAAGCAATCCATTTCACGGCTTGGTGAAACGATGGATTGCTTCGTCGCTTCGCTCCTCGCAATGACGTTTCTGGCCACATTTCGCTTATGCTCCGAGATGCTTTATATCGGCTGGGATGCAATGTCATGCTAACCTCGCGATATGATGAAAATCGACAAAGCTCCCGTCCCCCTGATCGTGCCCAACCCGGACGATCCCCGGCTGACCGAACGCGTCACCGGCACCGATCAGAGCGGCGCCACGGTGGAAATCAGGGTGCCGGTGGAACGGCCGCTGACGCTGTACCTGAACGCGCAGGAGATCGTCACCATGATGACGATCGGCGACTATCCGGAATATCTCGCGCTCGGCTATCTCTTGAACCAGAACATGCTGAAATACGACGATATCGTCACCGAGGTCGAATATGACGACGACTTGCAGGTCGTGGTGGTGCGCACCGAGCACCACACCAATTTCGAACAAAAACTGAAGAAACGGACGCAGACGTCGGGCTGCGCGCAGGGCACGGCGTTCGGCGACCTGCTGGAAGCCGTCGAAAGCGTGGCGCTGCCGAAGGCGGAGTTGCGCACCTCCTGGCTCTACCAGATGACGCATGCGATCAACACCATGCCCTCGCTCTATCTGGAGGCCGGCGCCATCCATGGCTGCGTGCTGTGCAAGGAAGGCCAGCCTGTCTGCTACACCGAGGATGTCGGCCGCCACAACGCCGTCGACAAGATCGCGGGCTGGATCTATCGCCATGGCGTCGATCCCGCCGACAAGATTCTCTACACCACGGGCCGGCTGACCTCGGAGATGATCATCAAGACGGTGCGGATGGGCATTCCGATCCTGGTTTCGCGTTCGGGCTTTACCGCCTGGGGCGTCGAGCTGGCGCGGCAGGTCGGCCTGACGCTGGTCGGGCGCACACGCGGCAAGCGCTTCATCGCGCTGTCGGGTCAGGAGCGCATCATCTACGACCAGAATATCGATTACGTCGAAGAAGAATCCGCGCGGCACAAGCGCAAGGGCGAACAACGTGAAGACTGATATCCCCGGCGTGCTGCTCGCCGGCGGCCTGGCGCGCAGAATGGGCGGCGGCGACAAGCCGATGCGCCGGATCGGCGGCCGCACCATCCTTGAGCGCGTGATCGCGCGATTAAAACCGCAATGCGACGGGCTCATTCTCAACGCCAACGGTGATCCCGCGCGGTTCGCGGCGTTCGAACTGCCCGTCATTCCCGACGGCGTCGCCGATTTCCCCGGCCCGCTCGCCGGCATCCTGGCGGCGCTGGACTGGGCGGCGGCGAACCGGCCAAAAGTGTCGCTGGTGTTGAGCGCGGCGGCGGATTGCCCTTTCCTGCCGCGCGATCTGGTTGCACGTCTGTATCAGGCGCTGGCAGAACAGAACGCCCAATTGGCGGTCGCAGCATCCGACGGCCAATCGCATCCGGTGATCGGACTATGGAGCGCCGCCTTGCGCGAACAGCTCCGCCACGCGCTGGTGGTCGAAGACGTCAGAAAGATCGACCGCTGGACCGCGCGCTACAAACTGGCCACCGTGACATGGCCGACCGCGCCGCTCGATCCGTTCTTCAACGCCAACACCATGGACGACATTGCGGAAGCAGAGCGGCTGGCGGAGTTGGACGGGGGGTGATCGTGCCCCGGATGCTGCGCAGCACGAAGTGATGCGCTGCTGATCCGGGGCCCATGTTGTGGGTAACATTGCGATGGGTCCCGGCTCTGCGGAGCAGCGTTACACGCTGCACCGCGTCCGGGACACGTCCGGGACGCCTACGCCGCCAGCGGCACGTTCCAGGCGTCGTAGCCATAGACCCAGTCGCCGTCGGTTTTTTCCTTGAGCCAGATATTGGCCCGCGACGTCTGCTGCACGCGCGCGGTACGGTCCTTCCGGCTCGCCTCGAACCGGCGGAAGGCGTCCGGAACCTGGTCCCGCTCCACGCCGTCGAGGCACCGCGACAGCACCGCGGCGTCCTCGATCGCCATCGCCGCACCCTGCGCCATATAGGGCGTCATCGGATGACAGGCGTCGCCGAGCAGCGTCACGTTGCGGTCCGACCAGCGCTCAAGCGAATTGCGATCGACGATCGCCCATTTGTGCACATCCGGGCACGCCGCCAATACGGTTTCGACCTGGCGATCGAAGCCGGCGAAGGCCAATCGCAATTCCCCGACGTCGCCCTTGGCCGACCAGGACTCGATCCGGAAATCCGGCTCGGGCTGGCTGGTCACGAGGTAGATCTCGCTGCGGTCCGGCTTGACGTAATAGATCACGATGTGCCGGTCCTCGCCCCACCATTTGGTGCAGTCGTCGATCTTTTGCCCGTTCAGAAGGGCGGCAGGATAGGTCGTGCGGTAGGCGATGCGGCCGGTAAATTGCACCGGCGATGCGCCGAACAACATGTCTCTCACGACGGAATGAACACCGTCGGCGCCGATCACGGCATCGGCGACCGCGGTTTCGCCGCTGGCGAAAGCAAGCCGCACGCCGTCGCCGGTCTCGTCCAGCCCGACCAGTTTGTGGCCGAGCTTGATGCATTGGTCGGGAACCGCACTTGCGAGCGCCGCGTGCAGGTCGCCGCGATGCGCCAGCAGATAGGGCGCGCCGAATTTCTGCTCGGCGGTCTCGCCAAAAATCATGTCGAACTTGACTTCGCCGGTGCGCCAATCCCGGTTATTCCAGGAGCGCGGATAGAATGACCCGTCGCGCAAGCGGGATTCGAGCCCCAGCCCGCGCAACACTTTCATGGCGTTGCAGCCGATCTGAATTCCGGCCCCGAGCCTGGCGAATTGCGGTGCCTGCTCATACACCGTGACGTCGATGCCGACGCGCCGCAGCGCCGCCGCCGACGCGAGCCCGCCCATGCCGGCACCGACAATCGCAATCGTGAGCGGCCTTGCCATCGCTTCCCCCATCCCGGTCTTTTTTTGGCGCGAGGCCAAACCGGTATCGCCTATGCCGGCCGAAATCCCGCCCGCGTCAGCGCTTCGCGGCTTTTATCCGACGCCAGCGCCTCCAGAAAGGCCTGCACCGCCGGGCGTTGCCTGCGCGCCGTCACCAGCGCGAAATCATAATGCTCTTCAGCGAACGGAATGAAACCCAGACCGGACGCATGCGCGACCGGCGCAATCGTCATGCCCCAGTCGGCGCGGTGCTGCGCCACCGCGGCGGCGACCGCGTTGTGCGAGCGCGGCTGATTCCAGTAGCCGTCGGGGCGCGCTTCGCCGAGCAGCCGGTCGATCAGGATGCGCGTGCCCGCGCCCTGGTTGCGGTTGACCATGATGCAGGCGGGATCGGCCAGTGCAGCGCGCACCGCAGCCTCGGCGCTCAGGCCTTCGAAGCGCGTGTCGCCCTTGCGGAACACGATGCCCTGCATCCGCCGCCAGCCCGGCACCAGTTCGAGCCCGGGGCCGAGAAACGGCGTGTTGTAGCTCTCGGTTTTTCCGTCGAACAAATGGATCGGCGCGAAATCGCACTCGCCGCGTTTGGCCGCCGCAAGCCCACCAAGGCTGCCGACCGCGATCGAACGCACGGCAAGCCCGGCATGCGCCAGCGGCGCGGTGACCAGATCGAGCCCGGTGCAGTGGCTGCCGACGATGACGAGATCCGGCACCCGCACATGCGGCGTGAACAGCGTCACCTCGGCCTCGGACCCCGCCGGCATCTGATCGGCCAGCGCATCGATCCGAAGGAACCCGTCGGCTTGCGCAAACGACGTGATCGCGCCCGAGCCCTTGCCGGTGGGATAGGCGATCAATCCGTCCGATCCCTCGACCAGCGACACCATGACGAATTCGGTGCGGCCGAGTTCGGACGCGATCCGCACCGGAATTTTCGCCGTGACCCTGGCGTCGGAGCGCGGCGGCAGCCCGGCCATGCGCCGCAGCACCGGCACGATCATGTCGTGGAAGGTGAACATCGCCGAGGTCGGAAATCCCGGCAGGATCACCACCGGCTTGCCGTCGCAGACCGCAAGACACAGCGGCTTGCCCGGTTTCAGCGCGACGCCATGGGCGATGATGCCGGGTTTTCCGAGCCGTGCGATGATACGATGGGAGACGTCGCCGGCGCCCTTCGAGGTGCCGCCCGAGAGCACCAGCATGTCGCTGGTTTGCAGCGCCTGGCGCATCGCGGCTTCGAGTTGCGCTTCGTCATCGGGGATGGCGCCAAGGAATATCGCGTCGCCGCCGTTCTCGGAAATCGCCGCGGTGACGATCGCGCCATTGCTGTCGTAGATCGCGGCGGGGCGCAGCGCCGCGCCCGGCTGCACCAGTTCGTCGCCGGTGGAGATGACAGCAACCCGGATCGGTCGCGCGACGGTGACTTGCGCGATGCCGCAGGCCGCCAGCATGCCGATCTCGCGCGAGCCGATCATGGTGCCGGAGCGCAGCAGCGCCTCGCCGCGCGCGATGTCGGAACCGGCATAGGAGAGGTATTGCCCCGGCGACGCGGCACGGCGGATCTCGATGGCGCGGGAACCCGCCGGCTGGGTCTGTTCGACCATCACGATGGCGTCGGCGCCGCGCGGCACCGGACCGCCGGTCGCAATCGACGTCGCCGTTCCCGACAGGACCGGCCGCATCGGCTGAGTGCCGCAGGCGATCACTTCATCGTTCAGCATCATGCGCACGGGTGCTGCTTCGCCGGCGGACGCGAGATCGGCGGAACGCACCGCAAAGCCGTCGACATTGGAGCGATCGAACGGCGGCACGTCGATGGGTGCGACAATATCTTCCGCCAGCGCGCATCCGAGCGCATCACCAAGCGATCTCTGTTCGCTCGGCACCGGACGCGGAAACAACGCCGCCTCGAACCGCGCCAATGCGTCTTCGCGCGTCAGGATGGTCAGGAACTGGTCCTGGTCGACATTGTCGTGGTTTTTCTGCAGGGGCGTCTTGGTCATGCGCGAATCCATCTCACTCCCGCAACATAATATAGGCATCGACCGGCGTGCCCGCAGCAAATCCTTCCGCATCCGCGGGCACCGGCAGCCACGCTTCGGCCCGCGCGATCGCATCGAGCGATAGTTCCCCCACCGCCAGCGTGATCCAGACGCCCTGCTTTTGCTCCAGCAGCACGATCTCGGCGATGCCGACCGCGGAGGCAATCTTGCGCGCCAGCGGCAGATTGAGCGTCTTGCGCGGCCGGCGCCCGGAAAGCCGATCGAGCACGGGAAGCGTCAGCGTCCACCACGCCGCAAACGCCTGATCCGGCGCGCCCGGCAGCGCCACCACAGGCGTCGTACCGATGCGGCCGACGGCCGAAGTGCGGCCGGGTTGCAGGGCGATACCATAGCTAAGGACCTCGCCGCGTTCCGCCAGCGCCGTCACGGATGTGTCGGTGCGGCCGACGCCGCTGCCGCCGACAGTCAGCAGCAGGTCGCAGGCCGGCCCGTCGAACGCCCGGACGATCGACGCGGCATCGCGTGAAGCTGAAGTGACGCAGGCGACGTCAGCGCCGGCGGCCCGCGCGCTTTCCACGATCAAATCCGCCGTGACCGTTCCGCCGGGAATATTGACGATGCGCAGGCGCGGACGGCGCACCCTCAGCTTTTCCATTCCCGCGGTGCGCGCGATCAAGAGATCGCGGGCCACTACGCGCCGGCCGGCCTCGGCGACAAAACTTCCCGCGGCGATATCGGCGCCGGCGCGGCGAACGCCCTGCCCCGGGATCGACTCCGCCAGCACCTGCACTATCGGCCCTGATTGATCCACGGAATCGGAATCCAGCACGCAGTCGCAGCCGCCGGGGATGGCGTCGCCGGCGTCGACCCAGCGCGGCGCTGCCGCGAGTGGCAGCGGCGAATAGGACGACGCGCCGACGAGGTCGCTCGAGCGAAACGCAAAGCCGTCGCTGGCGGCGATGTCATGCGGCGGATACGCCTGAAGCTGCGGCATCTCGGCCGCGATGCAGCCCAAGGCTTCCGCAAGCGGCAGTTCGACCGGCGTCACCGGACCCTGATCGCGCAGCAACGCGCCAAGCGCCGCATCGAGCGGGGTGAGCGAAGCCGGCAGGCGCTGGGATGTAACCATGGCCCGCGTATGTACTGAATCGGTCCCAAAATATACAGCCTGCCCCCGTCCCGGGCGGGGTCATTAGCCTCAAGGCGCGTTGACGCCGGCCCGAAAATAGTTGCAAAAGAAACCAATCTGGCCGGGGCTCCAGGTCCCGGTAAAAGCAAAACGGTCAAGCAATAACGGCCAATGTGCCGGAGGTAATGGGAGGAGACAGGATGTTCGGCAAAAACCTATTTTCACTTGGGTTTTCACTTGGAGCACTCGCGGCCGCACTGCTGGCCTCAACGGCGGCGTCAGCGCAGATATCCGACGATGCGGTCAAGATCGGCGTCCTCACCGACATGAACGGTCCGGCGTCGACGCCGACCGGTCAGGGCTCGGTGACCGCCGCGCAAATGGCGGTCGACGATTTCGGCGGCAAGGTCTTGGGCAAGCCGATCAGCGTGATCGTCGGCGACCATCAATTGAAGGCCGATATCGGCGCCAGCCTGGCGCGGCGCTGGTATGACACCGAGCAGGTCGATCTGATCGTCGACGTGCCGGTCTCGGCCGTGGGCCTCGCGGTGCAGACCGTCGCCAACGAAAAGAAGAAGCTGTTCATCACCCATTCGACGGGGTCTGCGGATTTCCACGGCAAGTTCTGCTCGCCCTACGCCATCCAGTGGGTGTTCGATACCCGCGCGCTCGCGGTCGGCACCGCGCAGGAAGTGGTCAAGCGCGGCGGCGACAGCTGGTTCTTCATCACCGACGACTACGCGTTCGGGCACTCGCTCGAGAGGGATGCCTCCGCCGTCATCCTCAAGAACGGCGGCAAGGTGCTGGGCTCGGTGAAGCCGCCGTTTGCGACGCCCGATTTGTCGTCCTTCATCCTGCAGGCCCAGGCCTCGAAGGCCAAGATCATCGGCATCGCCGGCGGCCCGCCCAACAACATCAACGAGATCAAGACCGCCGGCGAATTCGGCGTCTTGAAGGGCGGCCAGCAGATGGCCGGGCTGCTCGTGCTGATCACCGACATCCATTCGCTCGGGCTTCCCGCGGCGCAGGGGCTGTTGCTGACGACCTCGTTCTATTGGGACATGGACGACAAGACCCGCGAATGGTCGAAGCGCTATTTCGCCAAGATGAACCGGATGCCGACGATGTGGCAGGCCGGCGTCTACTCGTCCGTGACCTATTACCTCAACGCCATCAAGGATTCCGGCACCGACGACCCGCTCAAGGTCGCGGCCAAGCTGCGCGAGAAACCGGTCGAGGATTTCTTTGCCCGCAACGGCAAGCTGCGCGAGGACAATCTGATGGTGCACGATCTGATGCTGGTGCAGGTCAAGTCGCCGGAAGAGTCGAAATATCCCTGGGACTATTACAAGATCCTGGCGAAGATCTCCGGCGAGGACGCGTTCGGCCCGCCCAATCCGGAATGTTCGCTGGTGAAGAAGTAGCAAACTCTCACCGTCGTCCCAAGAAGCCCAACAACGTCGTCCCGGCGAACGTCGGGACCCATAACCACAGGCGTTCGTGGTTGTGGCTAGCTGTTGCTCCAGCGGTTCACAAAATCAGCATCGGTGGTTATGGGTCCCGGCTCCTGATGCGCAATTGCGCATATGGGCCGGGACGACGAGTTGAGGGAGTTGCGAGCTACTTCACCACCCCGATCCCGGTAGTTTCGGTGAGTGCACTCAATCGGAAGAAGCAGGACAAGTCGATAAGTCAATTTGGTGCACCGTCACCATAACTCCGGTTGAACGTCGACGGCGTGAGCGCCGGCGGCGGGTCGTCGTGAATGCTGCAAACTTCGTCGCATCTTGCGCCTCGTGAGGTGCATGGGTTAGCCCGTCAGAGGTATATTCAACCGCTCACGAAAGCACTGTATTCTGCCCGAGTTTAGGATCGTTGGGTTGGCGGAAGTACCCAGCTTTGGCGATCCGAGATAGGAGCCCCCGGCGCGCTACAGCGTCGGGGCTCTCTCGTTGCGTTCTGGAGGCCATCATTCACATGACTGATCAACGATTGGGGCGTCTTGAACGTGGATCGGTGACAGAGAAACGAGTGAAGAGTTCGGCGAACGATGATCGCGCGGCGATGCTCGAAACGGCGGATTACCCTTCGGCTCCAATCGGCCCTACGCGCTGGCATGCATCATTCGATCACCCCGTCGGCGAGCGCCAGAAGCGTTGACGGGATTGTGAGGTCCATCGTCTTCGATTGATGACGAACTCGAACTTGGACGGCTGCACGACGGGCAAGTCGGCTGGCTTCTCGCCCTTCAGAATTAATCCGGCGTAAGTGCCGACCAGACGATAGATGTTGGGAAAGCTCGTTCCGTAGCTGGTCAACCCGCCGGCCTGTTCGCAGGCGATGTTGTTCGCATACCCTCGATGGAATGATCTGGCTCAGGGTGGAGATGGTGCAAAGATGGCCGCGGAGTGCAAGGCCACATACCGTCGCGAAGCGCCGGACAATTTGATGGTCTCTGACGAGATTTTGCGAAGGAGAAACACGATGAGCATGTTTCAGCATATTGCGAAGGCAGCGACGATGGCAGCCATCGCGGTCCTGCTTACCGCACCATTCGCCGCGGCGGAGCAAGGCGGACGATACTGGGTGCCGAAAACGACCAGCCCCGGCCCATACTGGAGACCGTCAACGGCCAACCCCGCCCAATATTCTGAGCCGACCACAACGACCCCGGCCCCATACGCGGGACCGATAACGACCACCCCGGATTCCGGATCGATCAAGATGGATCGCGCCACGCATGGGCGGTGGCTTGGGAGACACTCGACGAGACGGTTCGCCACCACACAGGCGCGGAAGCGATCCCCTCTCGCTGCAATGGCCCAGGCCATCCCCGTTTCCAAAGCGCACCGTTTGATCCTGCAGGTCAACACGAATGACCCTGCCACGATGAATCTCGCGCTGAACAACGCAACGAACGTTACGCAATATTATAAGGAGCTCGGGGAGAAGGTGAAAATCGAGGTCGTCACGTTCGGGCCTGGCCTGCATATGCTTCGCGATGACACGTCGCCGGTGAAGGCTCGAATCGAGCAAATGGCGCTGAGTACGCCGGAGGTATCGTTCAAGGCTTGCGGCAACACCCAGGAAAAAATGCACGAAGCCGAGCACAAGGACATACCGATTGTCGCTCAGGCGCAGGTGGTAAAGTCAGGCGTGGTGCGCGTGATGGAACTGCAGGAGGAGGGCTGGACCTACCTAAAACCGTGACCGAGGCAAATCGTCATACCGGAGTTGGTTTGTCCCGAACGGGTTAACGTAGAAGGGCTGACAGGCCTGCAGCTAAATCGCGGAAGACGTGGTGCGGATGGTCGAAGAAGACACAGGCAAGACGGACCATGCGCTGCTCGCAAAGGTGCGATAAGTCACTTTAGTGCACTGAAGATCATCTAGCCGGCCTTCGCACTCTTGACCAGCGGCCGGCCAATGGGTGTCACCGTAATTCTAGCTGCACTTCAAGTGCGGCTTGGAACCATTGCAACCGAAGCGGCGTGGACCTTCCACAGCAAGGTCATTCAGTCGATTGGCGCTGGGGATAGGCCGGTGCAATCGGCAATCACCGAAGAGAATCGATGCGGCTGCGCGTGCCATCGAGTTGAAACCAATCGCAGGCCACGAATAGGGCTTTCAATGCCTACTCGGTTTGAATTTTCCGAGTGACGTTATTCGAGATATGGCAAGAGCTGCTTTGGAGGCGGCGCGTACCGCATAGAACAAGCCGCCCGGGCGATCGCCGGACGGCTCATTCCGCAACTGCCGGCACGGCGCCGGTTCCATCGCACATTGCTTATTTCGGCGGGGCCGTCGCCCTGGGGCAGAGCGGCGGTCCCTTATCGCCCGGTACGCATGGCCGGGGTTGAAGAGGCGCCGGCCAATCCGCACGACTATCGATACGCTAAGACTTAAAATGCAACTGGCAACTGCAATTTCGAATTAACCCTTAAGGCTATGGCGCTGGAATTACGGTGACGCCCATTAGCCGGCCGCTGGTCAAGGGCGCAGAGCATTTTTTTGGCAGCACTGGCTGCCAATTTTTCTCATTTGTCGTTTTCAGCTGCCGTGTTCGAACCGCGCCCGTTTCTTCGGTTGATGGCTGCGTCCGCATCACGGATCGCGCCAGACACCCATCGGGATCAAGCATCGGCCCGACCGGGGCCCGCGCCCTGGCGGCATGGCCGCCCCAGAAGAACGTTGGTGCCGCCTCGCATCCAAAAGAATTTCACAGAATCGTGGCTGCCAGCGTGCCGGCGCCAATCTCCGGATGGCTTACGCTGCGGGCGATCCGCTGTCACCGCGGCTGGTGACGGCGATCCGGCGTCCAATTCAGTGCAGGTGGTTGCAACTCCAGTCACCGTACCTGGCTCGCCGAACCGCCGTCGTCCTTTAGGCAAAGCAGCGCGTTGCGTCGAACGGTTTGCCCTCCTTCAGGATGTGATAGCAGGCGCGCGCGAGCTTGTGTGCCAACGCCTTGGTGGCGACGATGTTGTTGGTCCTGGCCTTCTTGCGTTCATGGAAACGCTTGGCCTCCGGGCAAAAACGCCTGGCGAAGTTCGCCGCCTCGACGAAGGCCCAGGCAAGATATTTGTTGCCGTTCTTGACGTTGCCTTCGCCTTTCTTCTTGCGATTGCTGGTGTGCACGCTGTCAACGCAGCGCGCGTAAGACGCAAAGTTGCCGACGTCGGCGAACCGATCGATCGGACCGGTTTCCAGAAGAATGACGGTGGCGAGCGTCTGGCCGATGCCCGGCACGCTGGTCAACAAGCCGTATTGCGGACGCGGCTTGACGCGTTCTTGCAGG from Bradyrhizobium sp. Ash2021 encodes the following:
- the mobB gene encoding molybdopterin-guanine dinucleotide biosynthesis protein B codes for the protein MKVIGLAGWSGAGKTTLLTRVIPHLTERGLRVSVIKHAHHAFDVDIPGKDSWRHREAGAAEVLVSSTRRWALMHELRGAGEPRLPELLAKLARVDLVIIEGFKREPHRKIEVHRAANGKPLLFPDDPGVVGIATDTAVETTLPTAHLDDIEAIAAMMQRSAISVEDVLAKSFSEG
- a CDS encoding formate dehydrogenase accessory sulfurtransferase FdhD, with protein sequence MMKIDKAPVPLIVPNPDDPRLTERVTGTDQSGATVEIRVPVERPLTLYLNAQEIVTMMTIGDYPEYLALGYLLNQNMLKYDDIVTEVEYDDDLQVVVVRTEHHTNFEQKLKKRTQTSGCAQGTAFGDLLEAVESVALPKAELRTSWLYQMTHAINTMPSLYLEAGAIHGCVLCKEGQPVCYTEDVGRHNAVDKIAGWIYRHGVDPADKILYTTGRLTSEMIIKTVRMGIPILVSRSGFTAWGVELARQVGLTLVGRTRGKRFIALSGQERIIYDQNIDYVEEESARHKRKGEQRED
- the mobA gene encoding molybdenum cofactor guanylyltransferase MobA: MGGGDKPMRRIGGRTILERVIARLKPQCDGLILNANGDPARFAAFELPVIPDGVADFPGPLAGILAALDWAAANRPKVSLVLSAAADCPFLPRDLVARLYQALAEQNAQLAVAASDGQSHPVIGLWSAALREQLRHALVVEDVRKIDRWTARYKLATVTWPTAPLDPFFNANTMDDIAEAERLAELDGG
- a CDS encoding FAD-dependent monooxygenase, giving the protein MARPLTIAIVGAGMGGLASAAALRRVGIDVTVYEQAPQFARLGAGIQIGCNAMKVLRGLGLESRLRDGSFYPRSWNNRDWRTGEVKFDMIFGETAEQKFGAPYLLAHRGDLHAALASAVPDQCIKLGHKLVGLDETGDGVRLAFASGETAVADAVIGADGVHSVVRDMLFGASPVQFTGRIAYRTTYPAALLNGQKIDDCTKWWGEDRHIVIYYVKPDRSEIYLVTSQPEPDFRIESWSAKGDVGELRLAFAGFDRQVETVLAACPDVHKWAIVDRNSLERWSDRNVTLLGDACHPMTPYMAQGAAMAIEDAAVLSRCLDGVERDQVPDAFRRFEASRKDRTARVQQTSRANIWLKEKTDGDWVYGYDAWNVPLAA
- a CDS encoding molybdopterin biosynthesis protein: MTKTPLQKNHDNVDQDQFLTILTREDALARFEAALFPRPVPSEQRSLGDALGCALAEDIVAPIDVPPFDRSNVDGFAVRSADLASAGEAAPVRMMLNDEVIACGTQPMRPVLSGTATSIATGGPVPRGADAIVMVEQTQPAGSRAIEIRRAASPGQYLSYAGSDIARGEALLRSGTMIGSREIGMLAACGIAQVTVARPIRVAVISTGDELVQPGAALRPAAIYDSNGAIVTAAISENGGDAIFLGAIPDDEAQLEAAMRQALQTSDMLVLSGGTSKGAGDVSHRIIARLGKPGIIAHGVALKPGKPLCLAVCDGKPVVILPGFPTSAMFTFHDMIVPVLRRMAGLPPRSDARVTAKIPVRIASELGRTEFVMVSLVEGSDGLIAYPTGKGSGAITSFAQADGFLRIDALADQMPAGSEAEVTLFTPHVRVPDLVIVGSHCTGLDLVTAPLAHAGLAVRSIAVGSLGGLAAAKRGECDFAPIHLFDGKTESYNTPFLGPGLELVPGWRRMQGIVFRKGDTRFEGLSAEAAVRAALADPACIMVNRNQGAGTRILIDRLLGEARPDGYWNQPRSHNAVAAAVAQHRADWGMTIAPVAHASGLGFIPFAEEHYDFALVTARRQRPAVQAFLEALASDKSREALTRAGFRPA
- a CDS encoding molybdopterin-binding protein, whose translation is MVTSQRLPASLTPLDAALGALLRDQGPVTPVELPLAEALGCIAAEMPQLQAYPPHDIAASDGFAFRSSDLVGASSYSPLPLAAAPRWVDAGDAIPGGCDCVLDSDSVDQSGPIVQVLAESIPGQGVRRAGADIAAGSFVAEAGRRVVARDLLIARTAGMEKLRVRRPRLRIVNIPGGTVTADLIVESARAAGADVACVTSASRDAASIVRAFDGPACDLLLTVGGSGVGRTDTSVTALAERGEVLSYGIALQPGRTSAVGRIGTTPVVALPGAPDQAFAAWWTLTLPVLDRLSGRRPRKTLNLPLARKIASAVGIAEIVLLEQKQGVWITLAVGELSLDAIARAEAWLPVPADAEGFAAGTPVDAYIMLRE
- a CDS encoding ABC transporter substrate-binding protein is translated as MFGKNLFSLGFSLGALAAALLASTAASAQISDDAVKIGVLTDMNGPASTPTGQGSVTAAQMAVDDFGGKVLGKPISVIVGDHQLKADIGASLARRWYDTEQVDLIVDVPVSAVGLAVQTVANEKKKLFITHSTGSADFHGKFCSPYAIQWVFDTRALAVGTAQEVVKRGGDSWFFITDDYAFGHSLERDASAVILKNGGKVLGSVKPPFATPDLSSFILQAQASKAKIIGIAGGPPNNINEIKTAGEFGVLKGGQQMAGLLVLITDIHSLGLPAAQGLLLTTSFYWDMDDKTREWSKRYFAKMNRMPTMWQAGVYSSVTYYLNAIKDSGTDDPLKVAAKLREKPVEDFFARNGKLREDNLMVHDLMLVQVKSPEESKYPWDYYKILAKISGEDAFGPPNPECSLVKK
- a CDS encoding DsrE family protein yields the protein MSMFQHIAKAATMAAIAVLLTAPFAAAEQGGRYWVPKTTSPGPYWRPSTANPAQYSEPTTTTPAPYAGPITTTPDSGSIKMDRATHGRWLGRHSTRRFATTQARKRSPLAAMAQAIPVSKAHRLILQVNTNDPATMNLALNNATNVTQYYKELGEKVKIEVVTFGPGLHMLRDDTSPVKARIEQMALSTPEVSFKACGNTQEKMHEAEHKDIPIVAQAQVVKSGVVRVMELQEEGWTYLKP